In Maniola hyperantus chromosome 20, iAphHyp1.2, whole genome shotgun sequence, the following are encoded in one genomic region:
- the LOC117991994 gene encoding uncharacterized protein — MVISGCTNGLVASGLLALLLLPTQYYFPSLLPSSVVKQPELRPLVRSLPASAAQTWFFLEFPAHDLFFTLFLVLLAVMTYLCEWIQRKLMERRLQKLNQYLRESVERLRGWDARQERLETTLRMVQNATSEFNLLLYLLVRRARKPHGNKRPQDLSLLPDDAVYDTSLL; from the exons ATGGTTATAAGCGGGTGCACGAACGGGTTGGTGGCATCGGGGCTGCTGGCTCTGTTGCTTCTGCCCACACAGTATTACTTCCCGAGCCTTCTTCCTTCTTCAGTCGTGAAGCAGCCGGAGCTGCGGCCGCTGGTCAGGTCTCTGCCGGCCAGCGCCGCTCAGACGTGGTTCTTCCTAGAGTTCCCAGCGCATGATTTGTTTTTTACGCTCTTCTTGGTGCTGCTAGCAGTTATGACATACCTTTGCGAGTGGATACAAAGGAAATTAATGGAAAGGAGACTCCAAAAG CTGAACCAGTATCTGCGCGAGAGCGTGGAGCGGCTGCGAGGATGGGACGCGCGCCAGGAGCGCCTGGAGACCACGCTGCGCATGGTGCAGAACGCCACGTCGGAGTTCAACCTGCTGCTGTACCTGCTCGTGCGCCGCGCGCGTAAGCCGCACGGAAACAAGCGCCCGCAGGACTTGTCCCTGCTGCCCGACGATGCCGTCTACGACACCAGCTTGCTGTGA